In Planctomycetaceae bacterium, the sequence CGCTGCCACCGCTTCCTTGCGAAGGAGTTTCGAGGCGTCGGAGATATACGTGCCCGCCCGGCCGCGCCATCGCCAAGGGCGAGGCATCCGTGCGGCCGTCAGATGATTCAGATACGCGTCGAGTTCGTCGTCGCGGAATTTCGAAAGAAACTCCGCTTCGGCGGTCTGGTTCAGCGACAGAATCTGATCGATCAACTGGCGTTTGGTCATCCACACACCTCGGCAATTCGGGACAACTAGCCCAAGTGAGAGTATCGGCCCCTAAGGCACGCGGACTTTAGGCGCACCGCCCGCCTTACTGAGAAGGCTTTCGTGGCTTAAGAGCAAGAAAGTAGACGACGGTCAGGCCGGCCAGGATGCATCCCAGCACCGGATAGTACATTACCAGCAAGACCAACGCCACCAGCCATAGGAGGGCACCCACATAGGAGAGAATAGCTTTGCCCGGAGTAACGGCATCTGGATCGGGGAGAAGATCCGGGTCTTCCTGCGCCAATCGCGACTCATTTTCCTGCAACGGACTCTCGCAGGCAGGGCACAGCATGGTACCGTCCTCGACTGCCTGGCCGCAGATTGGGCATTTGTCCATATGACACCTGGCTTGGGGCGCCATCACCGTCCGGTCAGAAGATTGATCGCTTCGTTGCGGGTGGCGACGTTGGTCTTGAACAGCCCCCGCATGGCCGAGGTGACCATCTGCGAGCCGGGCTTCTTGATGCCGCGCAGGGTCATGCAGGTGTGCTCGGCTTCAATGATCACGCCCACGCCGCGGGCGTTGAGCTTGTCCATCAGCAGGTCGGCGATCTGGCAGGTCAGCCGCTCCTGCACCTGGGGCCGCCGCGCACATGACTCGACCACCCTGGCCAGCTTGCTGATTCCCGCGATCTTGCCGTCGGGCAGATACGCCACATGCGCCTTGCCGATGAAGGGCATCAGGTGATGTTCGCACATGGACGAGAACGGGATATCGCGCAGCACCACCATCTCGTCGTACTGCTCGGCGAAGGTGACGCCCAGATAGTCAGCCGGGTTCTCGCCCAGGCCCGCGAACAACTCCGCATACATTCTGGCCACGCGGTCGGGGGTGCGCGCCAGCCCCTCGCGGGAAGGGTCTTCCCCCACCGCCGTCAGTATCGCCCGGACAGCATTCTCGATCGCGGTCATGTCCATCTTGCTGGATTCGTCAGCCATGCTCGACTCCTCGAAAGCCCCTACCTTATA encodes:
- the folE gene encoding GTP cyclohydrolase I FolE, with the translated sequence MADESSKMDMTAIENAVRAILTAVGEDPSREGLARTPDRVARMYAELFAGLGENPADYLGVTFAEQYDEMVVLRDIPFSSMCEHHLMPFIGKAHVAYLPDGKIAGISKLARVVESCARRPQVQERLTCQIADLLMDKLNARGVGVIIEAEHTCMTLRGIKKPGSQMVTSAMRGLFKTNVATRNEAINLLTGR